A stretch of the Musa acuminata AAA Group cultivar baxijiao chromosome BXJ2-7, Cavendish_Baxijiao_AAA, whole genome shotgun sequence genome encodes the following:
- the LOC135617156 gene encoding type I inositol polyphosphate 5-phosphatase 1-like, producing the protein MAILLPSQQASVHSLPRKGEESSEQRRNIIAYRLLLTTPRKMQAPKKPGEVFWPKTVLKKWLNLRTNDSEFSADEGSNDSGLEEDDGECGGCEANEGKRARRFQTEANDDNLESIPYKLKRRNSETLRAQYINTKELRVCIGTWNVGGQFPPENLDVSEWVDMEEPADIYALGIQEIVPLNAGNIFGAEDSRPVTKWEDLIRDTLNRIRPIKPKYKCYSDPPSPSRFETSADATITMDELLSETDSDDDEEQLFSHTGSNVENPTSADESKSSLDSNSDHAESDPPQELDPTKPPTTKRLQRLNHFTLLDYDVNSAATTTTTTQQKKLLKTLSTAERIGLIWPEQQLDLLPKHALNKSCSFRSNKSFRTHNPFNPVHGELKKSSEIGLVPELDLNVVRCRKKRLAFVRIISKQMVGIYLSLWVRRSLRKHIRNLKVSTVGVGVMGYIGNKGSISVSMSVYQTLFCFICSHLSSGQQSGDELRRNADVQEIHRRTQFSKVARMGMPQTIHDHERIFWLGDLNYRIDLSFERTHELIASENWSMLEGRDQLKRELKKGRAFDGWSEGAIDFPATYKYEFNSTTYVGHDHRGGRRNPAWCDRILSFGKGVRLLSYRRSELKLSDHRPVTAIFMAEVEVFCHRKLQKALSLTDAEVEDGQTLPDLDFNHETGHPVPGEVSCVFYHNKHSFI; encoded by the exons ATGGCGATTTTATTACCCTCTCAGCAAGCATCGGTTCATTCATTGCCAAGAAAGGGAGAAGAGAGTAGCGAGCAGCGGAGGAATATTATAGCCTACAGGCTGCTGCTTACTACGCCTAGGAAGATGCAGGCGCCAAAGAAGCCAGGAGAG GTCTTCTGGCCCAAGACAGTTCTCAAGAAATGGCTAAATCTCAGAACCAATGACTCCGAGTTCAGCGCCGACGAAGGCAGCAACGATAGCGGTCTTGAAGAAGATGATGGAGAGTGCGGTGGTTGTGAGGCGAACGAGGGGAAGAGAGCGAGACGGTTTCAGACTGAGGCAAACG ATGACAACCTCGAGAGCATCCCGTACAAGTTGAAGAGGAGGAACTCGGAGACCCTTCGCGCACAGTATATTAACACCAAGGAACTCAG GGTCTGCATCGGGACATGGAATGTCGGGGGCCAATTTCCACCGGAGAACCTGGACGTATCAGAGTGGGTAGATATGGAGGAGCCTGCTGATATCTACGCACTCGG TATACAAGAAATTGTCCCCTTAAATGCGGGCAATATCTTTGGCGCCGAGGACAGTCGCCCAGTTACAAAATGGGAAGATCTCATTCGTGACACACTAAATAGGATTCGGCCCATCAAACCGAAGTACAAATGTTACAGCGATCCTCCTTCTCCATCCCGGTTCGAGACATCAGCAGATGCTACCATCACCATGGACGAACTGCTCTCTGAGACTGACAGTGACGACGATGAAGAACAACTTTTCAGTCATACTGGCAGCAACGTCGAGAACCCTACGAGTGCTGATGAATCGAAAAGCTCTCTGGATTCTAATTCTGATCATGCTGAATCAGACCCACCACAGGAACTTGATCCGACTAAGCCACCCACCACGAAGAGATTACAAAGGCTGAATCACTTCACTTTGTTAGATTATGATGTGAactcagcagcaacaacaacaacaacgaccCAGCAAAAGAAGCTGCTGAAGACTCTCAGCACCGCAGAGAGGATTGGGTTGATCTGGCCAGAACAGCAATTAGACTTGTTACCCAAGCATGCCTTAAACAAGTCATGTTCCTTTAGGTCAAATAAGTCTTTCAGAACTCACAATCCATTCAATCCGGTGCATGGTGAGCTCAAGAAGTCATCAGAGATTGGTTTGGTTCCTGAGCTTGACCTGAACGTTGTCAGGTGTAGAAAGAAAAGACTGGCTTTTGTGAGGATAATAAGCAAACAAATGGTCGGAATCTACCTCTCATTATGGGTCCGCCGCAGCCTGAGGAAGCACATCCGCAACTTGAAGGTGTCTACTGTCGGTGTGGGTGTAATGGGTTACATCGGCAACAAA GGCTCCATATCAGTCAGCATGTCAGTCTATCAAACGCTCTTTTGCTTCATATGTAGCCACCTATCGTCAGGTCAACAAAGTGGGGACGAACTCCGAAGGAATGCAGATGTGCAAGAAATCCATCGCAGAACCCAGTTTAGCAAGGTTGCTCGTATGGGAATGCCCCAAACAATCCATGACCATGA AAGAATTTTCTGGCTGGGAGATCTAAACTACCGCATCGACTTGTCATTTGAGAGAACACACGAACTTATTGCCAGCGAAAATTGGAGTATGTTGGAAGGAAGGGACCAG CTGAAGCGGGAGCTGAAGAAAGGACGCGCTTTTGATGGGTGGTCAGAGGGTGCAATAGACTTTCCAGCAACCTACAAGTACGAGTTCAACTCCACAACCTACGTCGGACACGACcacaggggaggaaggagaaatcCAGCTTG GTGCGACCGCATTCTTTCGTTCGGAAAGGGTGTGAGGCTTCTGAGCTACAGAAGATCCGAACTGAAGCTTTCAGATCACCGTCCTGTCACCGCCATTTTCATGGCTGAGGTTGAGGTATTCTGTCACAGAAAACTGCAGAAGGCTCTGAGTCTAACAGATGCAGAGGTAGAAGATGGACAAACGTTGCCGGATTTGGATTTCAATCATGAGACGGGCCATCCAGTCCCAGGGGAAGTGAGTTGTGTATTCTACCATAACAAGCATTCTTTCATTTAG